A single genomic interval of Lacrimispora sphenoides JCM 1415 harbors:
- a CDS encoding BglG family transcription antiterminator, with protein sequence MQNQRQEQLLTILSELGDWITSRRLAVLLQVSDRTIRSDVESINRHMTPPPIESNVRRGYRICENASLPPLPPKESRGTDIPQTPGARCAYMIQKLLFEVKELNLTLLQSQIYVSGASIDNDLKRIRKMLEPYPGLRLVRSKECISLKGDEAGKRRFYRDLLMAEVQENFLNLNMLANLYKSFNLIEVKDIFVDVLKEYDYSIHESMFPMLILHAGTSIERMNCANYISMEEEIQGLEDTIEYQISKDFFDRISKRLHIKIHEGEVGMFALVVMGRKASNYTDDYVNFGGRWLSTRKLVGEALEQIYTLFGLDFRQDGDLVAGLKMHIHGLVERVRNQVRMEDVFVEEIKRKYPLVFEMGIYVVEFLEDRLKTPISDAESCYIALHLGAASERMKTERKYHAVMILPHNQSFSDMCVKKISDMFRERMEVVKVFGYFEEEVVSSLDPDLLLSTFPLEHRLNVETVSINLFVDSETESRILQAINRLDKKGFRLEFSSHIGSLIRREHYHTEVNCTNPEEIIRMLCTGLVQDGIVDPEFTDVVLKREQMSPTSFVNTFAIPHAFGAFAGNSTIAVAQLKNPVKWGAFEVRLVMLFAINIGDARMIKIFFDWISNIVNQPEELAKLAAPCGYEEFIDRIME encoded by the coding sequence ATGCAGAATCAAAGACAGGAGCAGCTGCTTACCATATTATCAGAGCTGGGAGACTGGATAACCAGCCGACGCCTGGCTGTTCTTCTGCAGGTGTCGGACCGTACCATACGCTCTGATGTTGAATCCATTAACAGACACATGACCCCGCCTCCCATAGAGTCGAATGTGCGGCGGGGTTACAGAATCTGTGAAAATGCCAGTCTGCCGCCTTTGCCGCCAAAAGAATCCAGGGGGACGGATATTCCCCAGACTCCGGGTGCCCGCTGTGCATACATGATTCAGAAGCTGTTATTCGAGGTGAAGGAACTGAACCTTACCCTTCTCCAGAGCCAGATCTATGTCAGCGGAGCCTCTATTGATAATGACTTAAAGCGTATCCGTAAAATGCTGGAGCCTTATCCCGGTTTAAGGCTGGTCCGCAGTAAGGAATGCATATCCTTAAAGGGGGATGAGGCCGGTAAACGGCGGTTTTACAGGGATTTACTTATGGCCGAGGTGCAGGAGAATTTCCTCAACTTAAATATGCTGGCCAATCTATACAAAAGCTTCAACTTAATTGAGGTAAAGGACATATTCGTGGATGTACTGAAGGAATACGATTATTCCATTCATGAATCCATGTTTCCCATGCTGATCCTGCACGCCGGTACCAGCATTGAGAGAATGAACTGCGCCAACTACATCAGTATGGAAGAGGAGATACAAGGGTTAGAGGATACCATCGAGTACCAGATTTCAAAGGACTTTTTTGACCGCATTTCCAAACGCCTGCATATAAAGATCCATGAGGGAGAAGTGGGGATGTTCGCTCTGGTCGTCATGGGCAGAAAAGCTTCCAATTATACCGACGATTACGTGAATTTCGGCGGCAGGTGGCTGAGTACCAGGAAGCTGGTAGGCGAGGCCCTGGAGCAGATATACACTCTGTTCGGGCTGGATTTCCGGCAGGATGGGGATCTTGTTGCCGGCCTTAAGATGCACATCCATGGTCTGGTAGAGCGTGTCAGGAACCAGGTCCGTATGGAGGATGTGTTTGTGGAAGAGATCAAGCGCAAATACCCTCTGGTCTTCGAGATGGGCATCTACGTGGTGGAATTTCTGGAAGATAGGCTTAAGACTCCCATATCCGATGCAGAGAGCTGCTATATTGCCCTTCATCTGGGAGCTGCCAGTGAGCGTATGAAAACAGAAAGAAAATATCATGCCGTAATGATCCTGCCTCATAACCAGTCTTTTTCTGATATGTGCGTGAAGAAAATTTCAGATATGTTTCGTGAGAGGATGGAAGTGGTGAAGGTCTTTGGTTATTTTGAAGAGGAGGTAGTGTCTTCTCTGGATCCGGATCTTCTGCTCAGTACATTTCCCCTGGAACATAGGTTGAACGTAGAGACCGTCTCCATTAACTTATTCGTGGATTCCGAGACAGAGTCCCGGATTCTCCAGGCCATCAACCGGCTGGATAAGAAAGGATTCCGGCTGGAATTCTCATCCCACATCGGCAGCTTAATCCGCCGGGAACATTACCATACAGAGGTGAACTGTACAAACCCGGAGGAAATTATCCGCATGCTGTGCACTGGTCTGGTACAGGATGGGATTGTGGATCCGGAGTTTACCGATGTGGTATTAAAGAGGGAGCAGATGTCCCCAACCTCTTTTGTGAATACATTTGCGATTCCCCACGCGTTCGGAGCCTTTGCCGGGAATTCCACCATTGCGGTGGCCCAGCTTAAGAATCCTGTGAAATGGGGTGCCTTTGAGGTGCGTCTGGTGATGCTGTTTGCCATCAATATAGGGGATGCCAGGATGATTAAAATCTTCTTTGACTGGATATCCAACATCGTGAATCAGCCTGAGGAGCTGGCAAAATTGGCGGCTCCCTGCGGATATGAGGAATTTATCGACCGGATCATGGAGTGA
- a CDS encoding peptidylprolyl isomerase, producing MRNKSKIIPLVCLAGLTAVLVTGCVKKQSYAEVSPDIADSFPINAEPAENPQLVESDGPYAILHTTAGDVTILLYPEQAPKAVENFIGLAKEGYYNGSLFYYAKRGELTQGGKPGDPEAEERSLWGDPFEDEVDNGLYHFKGAVAMAGDGGNTRNSNLSQFYLLVREEIPEDDRIIPANCYMNDLMNLRLKELEEISKEKELSKEEIQKFEDDLNKEIQAIATDGIPSEYEAKYAPVAVRYSQAGGAWGLDYGHTVFGQIVEGLNVAEAITQVKVSAEERKPKKDVVIESVEIVDKIIE from the coding sequence ATGAGAAATAAGAGTAAGATAATTCCACTGGTATGTTTGGCGGGCCTGACTGCTGTGCTGGTCACCGGCTGCGTAAAGAAGCAGAGCTATGCAGAAGTATCTCCGGATATTGCAGACAGTTTTCCCATTAATGCAGAACCGGCAGAGAATCCGCAGTTAGTAGAATCCGATGGGCCTTACGCAATTCTCCATACAACGGCTGGAGATGTTACCATTCTGCTGTACCCGGAACAGGCTCCCAAAGCTGTAGAGAATTTTATCGGTTTAGCAAAGGAAGGATACTACAATGGCAGCCTATTTTATTATGCAAAGCGTGGGGAGCTGACCCAGGGCGGAAAACCGGGAGATCCGGAAGCAGAGGAGAGGAGCCTTTGGGGGGATCCGTTTGAAGATGAGGTTGACAATGGACTGTATCATTTTAAAGGTGCGGTTGCAATGGCCGGAGACGGGGGCAATACCCGCAACAGTAATCTGAGCCAGTTTTACCTGCTTGTAAGAGAGGAGATCCCGGAAGATGACCGGATTATCCCGGCTAACTGTTATATGAATGACCTGATGAATCTGCGTCTGAAAGAATTGGAAGAGATTAGTAAGGAAAAAGAACTGAGTAAAGAGGAAATTCAAAAATTTGAGGACGATTTAAATAAAGAAATTCAGGCCATTGCAACCGATGGCATACCAAGTGAATATGAGGCAAAGTATGCACCTGTCGCAGTGCGGTACAGCCAGGCCGGAGGTGCCTGGGGGCTGGATTATGGTCATACGGTATTTGGTCAGATTGTAGAGGGACTGAATGTAGCAGAAGCAATTACCCAGGTAAAGGTATCAGCTGAAGAACGAAAGCCGAAGAAAGACGTGGTGATTGAGAGCGTTGAAATCGTTGATAAAATCATTGAGTAA
- a CDS encoding PTS sugar transporter subunit IIB produces the protein MKRVYLFCSAGMSTSMLASKMQSVANQHNLPIEVEAFPDGKIGQIIDEKHPDVILLGPQVKYRYGEIVEKFGSKGIPIQVIDQTDYGMMNGEKVLKSAIKLLKASK, from the coding sequence ATGAAACGAGTGTATTTATTCTGCAGTGCAGGTATGTCAACCAGCATGCTGGCAAGCAAGATGCAGAGCGTAGCCAACCAGCATAACCTTCCCATTGAAGTGGAAGCTTTCCCGGATGGCAAGATCGGACAGATCATCGATGAAAAGCATCCGGATGTGATCCTTTTGGGACCCCAGGTCAAGTACCGTTACGGTGAGATTGTGGAAAAGTTTGGAAGCAAAGGAATCCCGATACAGGTTATTGACCAGACCGATTACGGAATGATGAATGGTGAGAAGGTCCTTAAATCAGCAATAAAACTTTTAAAAGCTTCCAAATAA
- the srtB gene encoding class B sortase — MKKKRLLFLGLTLSCLAGAVFCGWNFYQEMKPRVLAEQVYNQIRERAFRESDAVMDGDKDITAVNTYTRKRPDFETLLQWNPDIAGWIWSPGSDIDYPVVQGTDNDYYLNHTADGERSIIGSIFMESQNQKEFQDDVTVLYGHHIRGGRMFSSLSGYKTQRYYEEHPVLYLYTPDQDYRVVLFAGEVLDGQKGSFPLKFESEDTRERWLKKLLVSSTFKSPVAVEENDRILALCTCSYEYNNARYVVYGVLSDMEEEQNEK, encoded by the coding sequence ATGAAGAAAAAACGATTATTATTTTTGGGGCTGACTTTATCATGTCTGGCAGGAGCTGTTTTTTGCGGCTGGAATTTTTATCAGGAGATGAAACCCAGGGTTTTAGCAGAGCAGGTATATAACCAGATAAGAGAGAGGGCTTTCCGGGAATCCGATGCTGTGATGGATGGTGATAAAGATATTACGGCCGTGAATACGTATACAAGAAAAAGGCCGGATTTTGAGACCTTGTTACAATGGAATCCGGATATTGCAGGCTGGATCTGGTCGCCGGGATCTGATATTGATTATCCTGTTGTACAGGGAACAGATAATGATTATTATCTGAATCATACAGCGGATGGTGAGAGAAGTATCATAGGCTCCATCTTCATGGAGAGCCAAAACCAGAAAGAGTTTCAGGATGATGTGACCGTTCTGTATGGTCATCATATCAGAGGAGGGCGGATGTTCTCCTCTCTTTCTGGTTATAAGACACAACGTTATTATGAGGAGCATCCTGTTCTATATTTGTATACTCCGGATCAGGATTACCGGGTAGTTTTATTTGCAGGAGAGGTACTGGATGGTCAAAAAGGGTCATTTCCATTAAAATTTGAAAGTGAAGATACGCGGGAGAGATGGTTAAAAAAGCTTTTAGTTTCTTCGACGTTTAAAAGTCCGGTTGCAGTAGAAGAAAATGATCGAATATTGGCACTTTGTACATGCTCCTATGAATATAACAATGCCAGATATGTAGTATATGGAGTTTTAAGTGATATGGAGGAAGAACAGAATGAGAAATAA
- a CDS encoding HPr family phosphocarrier protein, translating into MISYEYIVSDKQGLHAINALRLSKAASEYESRITLKSRKGTADCKNVLSLISLGARHGECLEFIVEGQDEIKAIDFLKEFLQTNL; encoded by the coding sequence ATGATTAGTTATGAATACATTGTATCGGACAAGCAGGGGCTTCACGCCATCAATGCTTTGAGGCTGAGCAAGGCGGCATCGGAATACGAGAGCCGTATAACCCTTAAAAGCAGGAAAGGCACAGCGGACTGTAAGAATGTACTCTCACTCATAAGTCTGGGAGCACGCCATGGAGAATGCCTGGAGTTTATTGTAGAGGGGCAGGATGAAATCAAGGCAATCGATTTCCTTAAAGAGTTTCTTCAGACCAATTTATAG
- a CDS encoding sulfurtransferase TusA family protein: MVKIDCLGDMCPVPVLRLKNVMDSIKNGEECMLVTDHSCTISNIKSFCNANHLKYDAEEVINGVWEVTISVNK; this comes from the coding sequence ATGGTTAAAATTGATTGCCTTGGTGATATGTGTCCGGTACCTGTTTTGAGACTAAAAAATGTTATGGATTCCATAAAAAATGGTGAGGAATGCATGTTGGTTACGGATCATAGCTGTACAATTTCTAATATTAAATCGTTTTGCAATGCCAATCATTTGAAATATGATGCGGAAGAAGTCATTAACGGTGTATGGGAAGTCACCATTTCTGTTAACAAATAG
- a CDS encoding GrdB-related putative oxidoreductase, translating to MKLIMIYDQIQSGLGTKDDTMVPLTGKKEPIGPAIMMEPFLKQVDGHIMACLCCGNGTYLADPKEVSRKLCAMVNKLQPDVVMCGPAFNYADYAQMCAKVACDINATTTAKAFAAMSVENADTIAAYKDKVSIVETPKKGGLGLNDALRNMCTLARALADGADTSELIHEFCFK from the coding sequence ATGAAGCTTATTATGATATATGACCAGATTCAGTCAGGACTTGGAACCAAGGACGACACCATGGTTCCCCTTACAGGAAAAAAAGAGCCCATCGGCCCAGCAATCATGATGGAGCCTTTCTTAAAACAGGTGGACGGACACATCATGGCCTGCCTGTGCTGCGGCAATGGCACTTACCTTGCCGATCCTAAGGAGGTCAGCCGCAAGCTTTGTGCCATGGTGAACAAGCTGCAGCCGGATGTGGTAATGTGCGGACCAGCCTTTAACTATGCGGATTACGCACAGATGTGCGCCAAAGTGGCCTGCGATATCAACGCCACCACCACGGCAAAGGCATTTGCAGCCATGTCTGTGGAGAATGCGGATACCATTGCAGCTTATAAGGATAAAGTATCAATTGTGGAGACGCCGAAAAAGGGCGGTTTGGGCCTTAATGATGCCTTAAGAAATATGTGTACTCTGGCCAGGGCCCTGGCCGACGGTGCTGACACTTCAGAACTGATTCATGAATTCTGTTTTAAATAA
- a CDS encoding DUF871 domain-containing protein yields the protein MAKLGISVYPEHSTEEKDLDYIRKAGKLGYKRIFTCLLSVEESREEVIGRFRRLADEAHACGMEVIPDVSPAVFSRLGISYENLSVFQEMHVDGIRLDEGFDGMKESLMTYNSQGLKIELNASTKLAYVENVIDHHPDRDKLITCHNFYPQKYTGLSLKQFNTCNDKMKSLGLKVAAFVSSNAPGAYGPWPVNEGLCTLEMHRGLPIDFQVRHLLATGMIDDVLIANAYATDEELKACADLNTSILTFGIQLEKELTQTEHQILDYELRHVVRGDLNDYMIRSSGPRVTFAGRSIPAANTRDLKPGDVVILNDGYPKYKGELQIVTKDMPNDGRKNVIGHLPEYEHVLLDYANPWTVFAFCIL from the coding sequence ATGGCAAAATTGGGTATTTCCGTTTATCCGGAACATTCTACCGAAGAAAAGGACTTGGATTATATCAGAAAGGCAGGGAAATTGGGGTATAAGAGAATCTTTACCTGCCTCTTAAGCGTGGAAGAAAGCAGGGAAGAGGTAATCGGCCGTTTTCGGAGACTGGCGGATGAAGCTCACGCCTGCGGTATGGAGGTCATACCGGATGTGAGCCCTGCCGTATTCTCCCGGTTGGGAATCTCCTACGAGAACTTATCCGTATTTCAGGAAATGCATGTGGATGGCATCCGTCTTGACGAAGGCTTTGACGGTATGAAAGAAAGTCTTATGACTTATAACTCCCAGGGGCTTAAGATCGAGCTCAATGCAAGCACCAAGCTGGCGTATGTGGAGAATGTCATAGACCACCATCCGGATCGTGACAAGCTGATCACCTGCCACAATTTTTATCCTCAGAAGTATACGGGATTGAGCCTTAAACAATTTAATACCTGTAATGATAAGATGAAATCACTTGGACTTAAGGTAGCAGCCTTTGTGTCCAGCAACGCGCCAGGAGCATACGGTCCTTGGCCCGTAAATGAAGGACTGTGTACTCTGGAGATGCACCGTGGCCTTCCGATTGATTTTCAGGTGCGCCATCTGCTTGCCACCGGTATGATAGATGATGTGCTTATCGCCAATGCCTATGCCACTGATGAGGAACTCAAGGCTTGTGCCGACTTAAATACCAGCATTCTGACCTTTGGTATTCAATTGGAGAAAGAACTGACTCAGACCGAGCACCAGATCCTGGATTATGAACTCCGTCATGTGGTAAGAGGTGATTTGAACGACTATATGATCCGTTCCTCCGGCCCAAGAGTCACTTTTGCGGGCCGGTCTATTCCTGCCGCCAACACCAGAGACTTAAAACCCGGCGATGTGGTTATATTAAATGATGGCTATCCCAAATATAAGGGGGAACTGCAAATCGTCACCAAAGACATGCCAAATGACGGCCGCAAGAACGTGATCGGTCATCTTCCTGAGTATGAACATGTTCTGCTGGATTACGCAAATCCATGGACGGTATTTGCATTCTGCATCCTCTAA
- a CDS encoding coiled-coil domain-containing protein encodes MALTNEDLQAIAALMDEKINPLKTDINDMKTDINDMKTDINDMKTDIYDMKTDINDMKTDINDMKSDINNMKSDINNMKSDINKLSDRIEILEIKQDITSRKIEDLTFRVASLEHYSKKEFTKINDQIETLITVLEVKNILPKQA; translated from the coding sequence ATGGCATTGACAAATGAAGATCTACAAGCCATAGCAGCATTGATGGATGAAAAAATTAATCCGTTAAAGACTGATATTAATGATATGAAGACTGATATTAATGATATGAAGACTGATATTAATGATATGAAGACTGATATCTATGATATGAAGACTGATATCAATGATATGAAGACTGATATCAATGATATGAAATCTGATATCAATAATATGAAATCTGATATCAATAATATGAAATCTGATATCAATAAGTTGTCCGATAGAATAGAAATTCTGGAAATCAAGCAAGATATTACATCACGCAAAATTGAAGATCTTACGTTTCGTGTCGCTAGTTTGGAGCATTATAGCAAAAAGGAGTTTACTAAGATTAACGACCAGATAGAAACGTTAATAACAGTTTTAGAAGTAAAAAACATTTTGCCCAAACAAGCGTAG
- a CDS encoding PTS lactose/cellobiose transporter subunit IIA encodes MLEGLETICFKIISNVGGARSSYIEAIQKAKHGDFGGAGECMKAGQDMFLAGHEAHFELIQKEAQGEPVGGSLILIHAEDQLMSAEGFKIIAEEMIASYRRIVELEEKVGSK; translated from the coding sequence ATGTTAGAGGGATTAGAGACCATTTGCTTTAAAATCATATCCAATGTAGGAGGAGCAAGGTCCAGCTATATTGAGGCGATCCAGAAAGCAAAGCATGGGGATTTCGGCGGTGCCGGGGAATGCATGAAAGCCGGTCAGGACATGTTCCTGGCAGGACATGAGGCCCACTTTGAACTGATCCAGAAAGAGGCCCAGGGGGAACCGGTGGGTGGTTCCCTGATTCTGATCCATGCGGAAGACCAGCTTATGAGCGCGGAAGGATTCAAAATCATCGCAGAAGAGATGATTGCCAGCTACAGGAGGATCGTAGAGCTGGAGGAGAAGGTGGGGAGTAAATAA
- the celB gene encoding PTS cellobiose transporter subunit IIC: MLSKLESILMPLAERIGKNKYLIAIRDGFLLSMPLLIVGSFFLLIANFPIPGWTNFWARFFGENWDAYFAKPTDATFSIMAMLAVVGIGYSFSEQMKVDKLFGAAVSLVCWFLIMPYKIMVNETAVSGIPLGWVGSKGIFVGIIVAFLSVHIYAWVNKKGWIIKMPDGVPPTVAKSFSALIPAGISVLVFFIINIIFAMTPYDNAFNFVFTILQTPLLKLGNTLPAMVIAYIFLHLFWFFGVNGGSVVGAVFNPILQTLSAENLAAFQAGQPLPNIISQQFQDLFATFGGCGSTLSLLIAMLFFCRSKRIKELGKLAFIPGLFGINEPIVFGLPILLNPMILIPFMLVPTINIVISYFCMSIGLVPLCSGVAIPWTMPVILSGFLATGWQGAVLQLILLVLGVFIYMPFIKMMDKQYMEEESRKTEKTDDDDIDLNDLSFDDL, from the coding sequence ATGTTAAGTAAATTAGAGTCAATACTCATGCCTTTGGCAGAGCGAATCGGAAAGAACAAGTACCTTATTGCAATTCGTGACGGCTTCCTGCTGTCCATGCCGCTGTTAATCGTGGGTTCCTTTTTCCTGCTCATTGCCAATTTCCCGATTCCCGGGTGGACAAATTTCTGGGCAAGGTTCTTTGGGGAGAACTGGGATGCCTACTTTGCCAAGCCGACCGATGCCACGTTCTCAATTATGGCAATGCTGGCAGTCGTTGGAATCGGCTATTCCTTTTCCGAACAGATGAAGGTAGATAAGCTGTTCGGGGCTGCCGTATCACTGGTATGCTGGTTCTTGATCATGCCTTATAAGATCATGGTAAATGAAACTGCTGTATCCGGCATTCCCCTGGGCTGGGTGGGTTCCAAGGGAATCTTCGTAGGAATTATTGTGGCATTCCTGTCTGTGCACATCTATGCGTGGGTCAATAAAAAAGGGTGGATCATCAAAATGCCTGACGGTGTTCCTCCTACAGTGGCAAAGTCTTTCTCTGCCCTGATTCCTGCCGGAATTTCCGTGCTGGTGTTCTTCATCATAAACATTATTTTTGCCATGACTCCATATGATAACGCATTCAACTTTGTGTTCACCATCCTGCAGACTCCTCTCCTTAAGCTGGGCAACACCCTACCGGCTATGGTAATCGCTTATATCTTCCTCCATCTCTTCTGGTTCTTCGGAGTAAACGGCGGTTCCGTGGTAGGCGCGGTATTCAATCCCATCCTTCAGACCTTGTCTGCGGAGAACCTGGCTGCATTCCAGGCAGGCCAGCCGCTGCCCAATATTATATCCCAGCAGTTCCAGGATCTGTTTGCCACGTTTGGCGGCTGCGGCTCCACGTTGTCGCTGCTGATTGCAATGCTGTTTTTCTGCCGCTCCAAGCGTATCAAAGAGTTAGGGAAACTGGCATTTATCCCTGGCCTGTTTGGTATCAATGAACCCATTGTGTTCGGCCTTCCCATCTTACTGAACCCAATGATTCTCATTCCTTTCATGCTGGTGCCCACCATCAACATTGTGATTTCCTACTTCTGCATGAGCATCGGCCTGGTTCCTCTGTGCTCTGGTGTGGCAATCCCATGGACCATGCCTGTCATCCTTTCCGGATTCCTTGCAACCGGCTGGCAGGGCGCCGTGCTTCAGCTGATTCTTCTTGTTCTGGGCGTATTCATCTATATGCCGTTCATCAAGATGATGGATAAACAGTACATGGAAGAAGAGTCCAGGAAAACTGAGAAAACCGACGATGACGATATTGATCTTAACGATCTTTCTTTTGATGATCTATAA
- a CDS encoding N(4)-(beta-N-acetylglucosaminyl)-L-asparaginase: MWGIIATWRMAVEGITKGAEMLKVCGDAGDAIELAIRQVEDFPYYKSVGYGGLPNEEMEVEMDAAYMDGNTLDIGAVAAIRDFANPVSIARRLSQEKVNSMLVAEGAEKFAHKEGFERKNMLTDRARAHYRNRVKEMAAKATAKELKPYSGHDTVGMACLDGNGKMTAATSTSGLFMKKKGRVGDSPISGSGFYADSKKGAASATGLGEDLMKGCISYEIVRLMGEGMHPQEACETAVNRLDGELRERRGEAGDISLIAMNPKGEWGVATNIQGFSFAVVTEELEPTVYLVTRGEDGRCTYKKASEEWMENYMKTRMAPIEE, translated from the coding sequence ATGTGGGGGATAATAGCAACCTGGCGTATGGCCGTAGAAGGGATTACAAAGGGAGCTGAGATGCTAAAGGTATGCGGCGACGCAGGAGATGCCATCGAGTTGGCCATCCGTCAGGTGGAGGACTTCCCTTATTATAAATCCGTGGGCTACGGCGGACTGCCTAATGAGGAAATGGAAGTGGAAATGGACGCCGCCTATATGGATGGCAACACACTGGATATAGGAGCTGTGGCTGCTATCAGGGACTTTGCCAATCCGGTTTCCATCGCCAGACGCTTAAGCCAGGAGAAAGTCAACAGCATGCTGGTGGCTGAGGGGGCTGAGAAATTCGCCCACAAGGAAGGTTTTGAGCGCAAAAATATGTTGACAGACAGAGCCAGGGCACATTACAGGAATCGGGTAAAGGAGATGGCGGCCAAGGCAACAGCTAAGGAGCTTAAACCTTATTCCGGCCATGACACCGTGGGTATGGCCTGCCTGGATGGGAACGGCAAGATGACGGCAGCCACTTCAACCAGCGGCCTGTTCATGAAGAAAAAGGGCAGGGTAGGCGATTCTCCTATATCCGGTTCCGGCTTCTATGCCGACAGCAAGAAAGGAGCTGCCAGCGCCACCGGACTGGGAGAGGATCTGATGAAAGGCTGCATTTCTTATGAGATCGTCCGGCTTATGGGAGAAGGAATGCACCCTCAGGAAGCCTGTGAGACAGCGGTGAACCGGCTGGATGGGGAACTTCGGGAACGTCGGGGCGAAGCCGGTGACATATCCCTCATTGCCATGAATCCGAAGGGGGAGTGGGGTGTCGCCACAAATATCCAGGGATTTTCTTTCGCAGTGGTTACGGAGGAACTGGAACCTACGGTTTACCTGGTAACCCGCGGGGAGGACGGCCGCTGCACTTATAAGAAAGCCTCTGAGGAATGGATGGAAAATTATATGAAGACGCGTATGGCGCCCATAGAGGAATAA
- a CDS encoding Sapep family Mn(2+)-dependent dipeptidase, protein MGYGTIENESDKKILDCVDRLKNRFISSVQELVRIDSVEREACDGAPFGTGVKHALECALDISGQLGFDTVNLDHYMGYAQYGMGEDYVCAIGHVDVVPAGEGWRQPPFNGYLENGVIYSRGVLDNKGPIMACLYGLAAIKEAGLALKNPVRIIFGCDEESGFEDLKYYLSKERPPLYGFTPDCKYPVVYSERGRAVVRITGSMDQLETFFDFVNKYFIGARNTGDRLGIDFSHEEYGVMEMRGYKLSVATDNLCGGKQAAFDVTLSYPGGVTIEELMKRICTKAGAEGLKAELIQNYDPVVFPKDTPMVKAMQESYELVTGQDGTPVTTTGGTYAKAMPGIVPFGPSFPGQKGISHNPNEWMSVEDLMTNAKIYALALYRLGQL, encoded by the coding sequence ATGGGATATGGAACGATTGAAAATGAATCAGATAAGAAGATCCTGGACTGCGTGGACCGGTTAAAGAACCGGTTCATCAGCAGTGTCCAGGAGCTGGTACGCATTGACAGTGTGGAAAGGGAGGCCTGTGATGGGGCTCCCTTTGGCACTGGTGTGAAGCACGCATTGGAATGCGCCCTGGATATCAGCGGGCAGCTGGGATTTGACACCGTGAACCTGGATCATTATATGGGATATGCCCAGTATGGCATGGGAGAAGATTATGTCTGTGCCATCGGTCATGTGGATGTGGTTCCGGCAGGAGAAGGCTGGAGGCAGCCGCCTTTTAACGGCTATCTGGAAAACGGAGTCATCTACAGCAGGGGAGTGCTGGACAATAAAGGACCAATTATGGCATGCCTCTATGGCCTGGCAGCCATTAAAGAGGCAGGACTTGCTCTTAAGAATCCGGTACGCATCATCTTCGGATGCGACGAGGAATCCGGATTTGAGGATCTGAAGTATTATCTCTCAAAGGAGAGACCTCCTCTTTATGGATTCACACCGGACTGCAAGTATCCGGTGGTTTACAGCGAGCGGGGAAGAGCTGTGGTGCGGATTACAGGCAGTATGGACCAGTTGGAGACATTCTTTGATTTTGTAAACAAATATTTCATCGGAGCCAGGAATACAGGCGACCGGTTGGGGATCGACTTTAGCCATGAGGAATATGGCGTGATGGAGATGCGGGGATATAAGCTGAGTGTAGCTACAGACAATCTCTGCGGGGGGAAACAGGCGGCCTTTGATGTAACATTAAGCTATCCGGGAGGCGTTACCATAGAGGAACTCATGAAGCGCATCTGCACTAAGGCCGGGGCGGAGGGACTTAAGGCCGAACTCATACAGAATTATGACCCGGTGGTATTCCCCAAAGACACACCTATGGTAAAGGCCATGCAGGAGAGCTATGAACTGGTCACAGGCCAGGATGGTACCCCTGTAACCACCACAGGCGGCACTTATGCCAAAGCCATGCCGGGAATTGTCCCCTTTGGCCCAAGCTTCCCGGGTCAGAAAGGCATCAGCCACAATCCCAATGAGTGGATGAGTGTGGAAGACTTAATGACCAATGCTAAGATCTATGCACTGGCTCTGTACCGGCTGGGACAATTGTAG